In Bacteroides sp., the genomic stretch ATGCTGGCAGAATATGACCGGCGACGGAGACTGATCCATTCTGGTTTGAATGAGCTTGGTTTGCCTACCTTTGAACCCCATGGCGCTTTTTACGTTTTCCCAAGCGTTCACAATACAGGTTTAAGCGATGAGGCTTTTGCTGAGCGCTTGTTGATGGAAGAAAAGGTGGCTGTCGTGCCAGGTTCCTCCTTCGGCGATGCAGGGAGCGGATTTGTGCGCTGCTCTTATGCCACCAGTTATGACAAAATTGAAAAAGCACTGGAAAAAATTGGACATTTTCTTAAGCGACTTTAAACTTCAGAGTATTTTTCGTCCGGATAATAAAACAATGCACCCACAACAGGTGCATTGTTTTTATTTTTGACGTTTTCATTTACCCGCGTTCAAGCCGCTCTTACCAGTTCGCGCAGGGCTTTTAGCCGAGCTTCAGGCAAGCCCGGCATGGTATTCAGCGCGTAAAAAACGCCGCTGCCCTCCACAACCAGAGAAGTAGAGATATTACCAAGCAGGGTTGCTTCCAGCGGGTCGTAAAATTTTCGGTATCCTGCCAAAAAACCACCAGCAAAGGCATCCTTTGCCCCGGTGGGATCAACGACACTTCCGGGGTAGTTTGGCACAATCCAACGTCTCTGGTTGATCTGGTCATATAGGTAAATCACCCTAGAAGGCGTTTGGATCAGGATAAATTCTGGCCCGTGATCACCCAAAATCCCTGCCATCTCCCATAAATCGGTTTGTCGCCCCTGAAAAAGCTGGCGTATCTCATTTTCTTGTGTGATAAACGCCGTCAATCCTGAAAGGAGCGACGGGATTTCTTCCCAAAAGGATGGTGACATGTACCCCGGGTTGGAGGTAAGCGTGATCGTGGTTGCCTGACCCTGGTGAAAGATAGAGGGGAGGATCATATGCGAAACGTAGTCAATGGGGCAAATATGAACCGCACTGGCTTCTAAAAAGTGTTTTGGAATATCTGAAATATGAATGGACTGGGAAGAGGGTGTCTTGCGACTATCGGCATCGGGTTTTTTGGGCGTGTAATCCAGCAAAAATGGTGGATAAGCCAATCCACGGTCTGCAAAATGCTGTACCGGGTTTTGGGTATGGGTGGTTGTGGCATCCGTGTGGGCTAGGAACCGGCGGTGGTCGATCGTTTCAGAAAGGATCTTGATCCCATTCAGGTCAAAGCCTAAGGTCTCAAAACGC encodes the following:
- a CDS encoding aminotransferase class I/II-fold pyridoxal phosphate-dependent enzyme, producing MLAEYDRRRRLIHSGLNELGLPTFEPHGAFYVFPSVHNTGLSDEAFAERLLMEEKVAVVPGSSFGDAGSGFVRCSYATSYDKIEKALEKIGHFLKRL
- a CDS encoding carbohydrate kinase family protein; the protein is MTEAHLEDFPRFVIAGRLDRDTILPISGPANIDVLGGNLAYAAVGLNLWGQTAGLLARVGNEFPLDWLKRFETLGFDLNGIKILSETIDHRRFLAHTDATTTHTQNPVQHFADRGLAYPPFLLDYTPKKPDADSRKTPSSQSIHISDIPKHFLEASAVHICPIDYVSHMILPSIFHQGQATTITLTSNPGYMSPSFWEEIPSLLSGLTAFITQENEIRQLFQGRQTDLWEMAGILGDHGPEFILIQTPSRVIYLYDQINQRRWIVPNYPGSVVDPTGAKDAFAGGFLAGYRKFYDPLEATLLGNISTSLVVEGSGVFYALNTMPGLPEARLKALRELVRAA